The Aedes aegypti strain LVP_AGWG chromosome 3, AaegL5.0 Primary Assembly, whole genome shotgun sequence genome contains a region encoding:
- the LOC5576336 gene encoding odorant receptor 85c: MVWIEADRSSSLEYDSFFRLPKIFGLLNGVVYNDEKPSSKWSKAKNVYFWISLMHSILVAVLELVYLAKSVEQNADFVFIMSLVPLVGHGILAIVKLSVQKYYHKEINSILISLKGIYPSTLDDTITKDYSKKILYMKLFVIFYLVTLIFFNIVPFAPVLHTYFTTGVFEKTLPFFIYYWYDWRRPILYELTFIEQIWVSTASVVANMNIDLMLCSLILQISMHFDVLSDRLSVLQHNDHKELAKCVERHSVLLDLCLRVENIFSRSMLASFLLSSVIICLTGFQVFAQDSINKAIPYATFLFLHMVDVYLLCYYGNLMMEKSLAVSNYAYESLWYLGNRPFQKSILIILERGQRAQKLTAMKFIDINLTCFKTILSTSFSYFTLLKVLNEPME, translated from the exons ATGGTTTGGATCGAAGCCGACCGGAGCAGTTCCTTGGAATATGATTCCTTCTTTCGGCTGCCAAAAATCTTCGGCCTTCTTAACGGCGTGGTTTACAACGACGAGAAGCCTAGCTCTAAGTGGTCCAAAGCAAAAAACGTCTATTTCTGGATTTCCCTAATGCACAGCATTCTAGTGGCTGTTTTGGAATTGGTATACCTGGCCAAATCTGTTGAACAAAATGCCGATTTTGTTTTCATCATGAGCCTGGTTCCACTGGTGGGACACGGTATACTGGCTATTGTCAAGCTATCCGTCCAGAAATATTACCACAAGGAAATAAACAGCATTCTGATTAGCCTGAAGGGCATCTATCCTAGCACGCTGGACGATACTAtcaccaaggattattccaagaAAATTCTTTATATGAAACTGTTCGTGATCTTCTACCTAGTTACGTTGATCTTTTTCAATATAGTCCCTTTCGCACCGGTACTGCATACGTATTTCACTACgggagttttcgaaaaaacgttACCATTTTTCATCTACTATTGGTACGATTGGCGCAGACCCATCCTCTACGAATTGACGTTCATCGAGCAAATTTGGGTATCGACCGCTTCCGTGGTAGCGAACATGAACATCGACCTGATGCTCTGCTCCTTGATTCTGCAGATCAGCATGCATTTCGATGTGCTGAGCGATCGACTTTCAGTGCTTCAGCATAACGACCACAAAGAATTGGCCAAATGCGTGGAGAGACATTCAGTATTGCTGGATTTGTGCTTGCGAGTCGAGAACATCTTCTCGCGATCGATGTTGGCCAGCTTCTTGCTGAGCTCTGTGATCATTTGTCTCACCGGGTTCCAAGTGTTTGCTCAGGACAGTATCAACAAAGCAATACCGTATGCGACTTTCTTATTCCTTCATATGGTGGACGTTTATTTGCTGTGCTATTACGGAAATCTGATGAtggaaaaa AGCCTTGCTGTGTCCAATTACGCCTACGAGTCGTTGTGGTACTTGGGAAACCGCCCGTTCCAGAAGTCAATACTGATAATCCTTGAGCGTGGACAACGGGCTCAAAAACTGACAGCGATGAAGTTTATCGATATTAACTTGACGTGCTTCAAAACG ATTCTCAGCACATCATTCTCCTACTTCACCTTGCTAAAGGTGCTAAACGAGCCGATGGAGTAA